From a single Cyclobacterium marinum DSM 745 genomic region:
- a CDS encoding DUF1003 domain-containing protein, with translation MNKSHLSKKEINRGEVVNGNEIRDGIFEFIKSQYPDFSRESNISIGELNKYRRLYLTKLIEQEKGDLAAIDKDIMDAVRNNSILSENLQDGIDTAVTLGQRMADKIASFGGSWTFIIAFFSFLTLWIVANIWLLASNTFDPYPFILLNLMLSCIAAIQAPIIMMSQNRQGHKDRQRAELDYKINLKSELEIQLLNEKIDHLLVHQNKKMLEVQEVQMDYLEDLMKELKTANQVKGNSN, from the coding sequence ATGAACAAAAGCCATTTATCAAAAAAAGAAATCAATAGAGGGGAAGTAGTCAATGGAAATGAAATCCGAGACGGAATTTTTGAATTTATTAAATCTCAATACCCTGATTTTTCCAGAGAAAGCAATATTTCAATTGGAGAGCTAAATAAATACCGGCGGTTGTATTTAACCAAACTGATCGAGCAAGAAAAAGGTGATTTAGCGGCTATTGATAAGGATATTATGGATGCTGTTCGTAACAATTCCATACTTTCTGAAAACTTACAAGATGGCATCGATACCGCTGTAACTTTAGGTCAAAGGATGGCGGATAAAATCGCTTCTTTCGGAGGGAGTTGGACCTTTATTATTGCTTTCTTTTCATTCCTGACTCTGTGGATCGTTGCAAACATTTGGTTGCTAGCCAGCAATACTTTTGATCCCTATCCATTTATATTGTTGAATTTAATGCTTTCCTGTATTGCTGCTATACAGGCCCCGATTATTATGATGAGCCAAAACCGGCAGGGACATAAGGACAGGCAGAGGGCTGAGCTTGATTACAAAATCAACCTTAAGTCCGAACTTGAAATCCAACTGCTGAATGAGAAAATTGATCATCTATTGGTTCATCAAAATAAGAAAATGCTTGAAGTCCAGGAAGTGCAAATGGATTATTTAGAGGACTTGATGAAAGAATTAAAAACAGCAAATCAGGTCAAAGGAAATAGTAATTGA
- the argS gene encoding arginine--tRNA ligase: protein MDIQESILKTIAEAFEQLFNHKVESENLSLQATRKEFEGSYTFVLFPFLRVTKSSPEQSGEKIGNFLKDNHPSVADFNVVKGFLNISLSSAFWIELLSKLMEEKTPGHFEPRNQKVMVEYSSPNTNKPLHLGHLRNNFLGFSVSNILSAYGYEVIKTNLVNDRGIHICKSMVAYQKLGNEETPEMAGMKGDHLVGKYYVLFDKAYKKQMEELVAKGMTADEAKKEAPWMKEAQDLLVKWEQGDEETVNLWKKLNNWVYDGFNETYKKMQVSFDQYYYESDTYLLGKDIVSEGLEKKVFFKKENGSVWADLSDQGLDEKLVLRADGTSVYMTQDMGTADLKFKDHGIDKSVYVVGNEQDYHFEVLFKIMQLLERPYANNLHHLSYGMVDLPSGKMKSREGTVVDADDLIQEMVDTARTHTQELGKIDGFSKEEAEKLYEMLGLGAIKYFLLKVDPKKRMLFNPQESIEFQGNTGPFIQYTHARIAAILRKADQIGLDYKSNNFEGLKTLEAVENQLVYMLSDYSKKIALAAEELSPAVIAQYLFDLAKEYNRFYAELPIFSETKNEVQAFRVSLSAQVAKTISAGMKLLGIDVPQKM from the coding sequence ATGGATATTCAAGAAAGCATTTTAAAGACAATAGCAGAGGCCTTTGAACAACTATTTAATCATAAGGTAGAAAGTGAAAACCTAAGCCTTCAAGCTACCAGAAAAGAATTTGAAGGTAGTTATACTTTTGTGCTTTTCCCTTTCCTGAGAGTCACCAAAAGTTCTCCGGAACAATCCGGAGAAAAAATCGGTAATTTTTTAAAAGATAACCACCCATCGGTTGCTGATTTTAATGTTGTAAAAGGCTTTCTAAATATCAGTCTTTCATCTGCTTTCTGGATAGAACTCTTGTCTAAATTGATGGAAGAAAAGACTCCCGGCCATTTTGAGCCAAGAAATCAGAAGGTAATGGTAGAATACAGTTCGCCCAATACCAACAAGCCACTTCATTTAGGACATTTAAGAAATAATTTTCTAGGTTTTTCTGTTTCTAACATCCTCAGTGCATATGGATATGAGGTAATCAAGACCAACCTGGTAAATGACCGAGGCATTCATATCTGTAAATCCATGGTGGCTTACCAAAAATTAGGCAATGAAGAAACCCCGGAGATGGCCGGAATGAAAGGTGATCACTTGGTAGGCAAATACTATGTATTGTTTGACAAAGCCTATAAAAAGCAAATGGAAGAGCTTGTGGCAAAGGGAATGACAGCTGATGAAGCCAAAAAAGAAGCCCCTTGGATGAAAGAAGCGCAGGATTTGTTGGTCAAATGGGAACAGGGAGATGAAGAAACAGTCAACCTTTGGAAAAAATTAAACAATTGGGTTTATGATGGTTTTAATGAAACTTACAAAAAAATGCAAGTGTCTTTTGACCAATATTATTATGAATCCGACACTTACTTACTTGGAAAAGATATTGTATCCGAAGGTTTAGAGAAAAAAGTTTTCTTCAAAAAAGAAAACGGGTCTGTATGGGCTGATTTGAGCGATCAAGGTTTAGATGAAAAACTGGTATTAAGAGCTGACGGAACTTCAGTATACATGACTCAAGACATGGGAACTGCAGACCTTAAGTTCAAGGATCATGGTATAGACAAATCTGTATATGTAGTTGGCAATGAACAAGATTATCATTTTGAAGTTTTGTTTAAAATCATGCAGTTATTAGAGCGTCCGTATGCCAACAACTTACACCACCTTTCCTATGGCATGGTAGATTTACCTTCCGGAAAGATGAAGTCCAGAGAAGGGACAGTTGTAGATGCTGATGATTTGATCCAGGAAATGGTGGATACTGCTCGAACGCATACTCAAGAGCTAGGAAAAATAGATGGATTCTCGAAGGAGGAGGCTGAAAAGCTATATGAAATGCTAGGCCTTGGCGCCATCAAATACTTTTTATTAAAAGTGGATCCCAAAAAGAGAATGCTATTTAACCCTCAAGAATCCATAGAATTTCAAGGAAATACCGGGCCATTCATTCAATATACCCATGCCAGAATAGCAGCCATATTGAGAAAAGCAGACCAAATTGGGTTGGATTACAAAAGCAATAATTTTGAGGGTCTGAAAACCCTAGAAGCGGTAGAAAATCAATTGGTATATATGCTTTCAGACTATTCAAAGAAAATTGCTTTGGCAGCAGAGGAGTTGTCACCTGCTGTAATTGCCCAGTATTTATTTGATTTAGCCAAAGAATACAACAGATTTTATGCAGAACTACCTATATTTAGTGAAACAAAAAATGAAGTACAGGCCTTTAGGGTATCCTTGTCTGCACAAGTTGCAAAAACAATTAGTGCAGGAATGAAGTTATTAGGCATTGATGTTCCACAAAAAATGTAA
- a CDS encoding transketolase, which yields MEKKSTEQLEAIGSQVRRDILRMVHACQSGHPGASLGCTEFFVALYFDQMTNNPDFDLDGTGEDLFFLSNGHISPVWYSVLARSGYFNTSELKTFRKLNSRLQGHPATEEGLPGIRVASGSLGQGLSVAIGAALAKKINKDDKNVYVLMGDGEQQEGQIWEAALSAPHHKLDNIIATIDLNGQQIDGPTKDIMNLGDLKAKWEAFGWEVIVTEKGNDMASVIEGLEKAKSLLGNGKPVLNLLHTDMGYGVDFMAGTHKWHGVAPNDEQLENALGQLKETLGDY from the coding sequence ATGGAAAAAAAATCAACTGAACAATTAGAAGCAATTGGCTCCCAGGTAAGAAGAGATATTTTACGAATGGTGCATGCCTGTCAGTCAGGTCATCCGGGAGCATCTTTGGGCTGTACTGAGTTTTTCGTCGCCCTGTATTTTGACCAAATGACCAACAATCCGGATTTTGACCTTGATGGAACCGGTGAAGATCTATTTTTCCTATCAAATGGACACATTTCCCCAGTATGGTACAGTGTTTTAGCCAGAAGCGGTTATTTCAATACAAGTGAACTGAAGACTTTCAGGAAATTAAATAGCAGGTTGCAAGGTCACCCGGCTACAGAAGAAGGCTTACCTGGTATCCGAGTAGCTTCAGGTTCGTTGGGGCAAGGTTTATCAGTTGCCATTGGGGCAGCCTTGGCCAAAAAAATCAACAAAGATGACAAAAATGTCTATGTCCTTATGGGCGATGGTGAGCAACAAGAAGGGCAGATTTGGGAAGCTGCATTAAGTGCTCCTCATCATAAGTTGGACAATATCATTGCAACCATAGACCTTAATGGTCAGCAAATAGATGGCCCAACCAAGGACATCATGAATTTAGGAGATCTAAAAGCCAAATGGGAAGCTTTCGGTTGGGAGGTCATCGTAACCGAGAAAGGAAACGATATGGCAAGTGTGATCGAAGGACTGGAAAAAGCCAAAAGTTTGCTAGGTAATGGCAAACCTGTGTTAAACCTATTGCACACCGATATGGGCTACGGGGTAGATTTCATGGCCGGAACCCATAAATGGCATGGTGTAGCTCCGAATGATGAGCAGCTTGAAAATGCCCTTGGCCAGTTGAAAGAAACACTAGGAGATTATTGA
- a CDS encoding 1,4-dihydroxy-2-naphthoate polyprenyltransferase, protein MTIFTKKQAWIHALRLRTLPLALSSIFMGSFIAYQKSGFRWSVLIMAAITTTLLQILSNLANDYGDSINGADHEGRQGPIRAVQSGLIKPVEMKVAVILFSILSLFSGLFLLYLALEDIYLFLLFLGIGISAIIAAIAYTSGKRPYGYAGLGDISVFLFFGCVGVMGTYYLHTLSFDPTLWLPAAAIGLLSTAVLNINNIRDIQSDKAAGKLSIPVRIGKKAAENYHWGLIISALVLLLLFVIIEHAYGALAYLLMAPSILKTGWAVAKFEAPEKLDPYLKVMAMSTLFCVLFFGIGWLIF, encoded by the coding sequence TTGACCATTTTCACCAAAAAGCAAGCTTGGATTCACGCCCTTAGACTGAGAACACTTCCTTTAGCATTATCGAGTATATTTATGGGAAGTTTTATCGCATACCAGAAGTCCGGGTTTAGATGGTCGGTATTGATCATGGCAGCTATTACCACCACTCTTTTACAAATCTTGTCTAACCTGGCCAATGACTATGGTGACAGTATCAATGGCGCAGACCATGAAGGCAGGCAGGGTCCTATTAGAGCTGTGCAATCCGGGCTTATCAAACCGGTTGAAATGAAAGTAGCGGTTATCCTATTTTCTATTCTTTCTTTATTTAGTGGGTTGTTTCTCTTGTACCTTGCCTTAGAAGATATTTATTTATTTTTACTTTTTTTAGGTATAGGAATTTCAGCCATTATTGCTGCCATAGCCTATACATCCGGTAAAAGGCCTTATGGGTATGCAGGATTAGGAGACATTTCAGTGTTCTTGTTTTTTGGTTGTGTGGGTGTCATGGGGACCTATTATTTACACACCCTTAGTTTTGACCCAACTTTATGGTTGCCTGCAGCGGCTATAGGCTTATTGAGTACAGCCGTATTAAACATCAACAATATTAGAGACATCCAATCAGATAAAGCTGCAGGAAAGCTATCCATACCTGTTAGAATTGGTAAAAAAGCAGCAGAAAACTATCACTGGGGATTAATCATTAGTGCCTTGGTTTTATTGCTGCTTTTTGTAATCATAGAACATGCCTATGGAGCTTTGGCTTATCTATTGATGGCACCTTCCATATTAAAAACCGGATGGGCAGTGGCTAAATTTGAAGCTCCTGAAAAACTAGATCCTTATTTAAAAGTCATGGCAATGTCCACTTTATTTTGTGTTTTGTTTTTTGGTATTGGTTGGCTGATTTTTTAG
- a CDS encoding M23 family metallopeptidase, with the protein MKLNKGLYTLLFVCIALVFLSQTQKEYYLFPIKPGQQNFLAGNMSEIRSNHFHTGLDIKTEGRQGLPVHASADGYVAKIKVSSFGYGNVLYLKHPNGTSTVYAHLKDFASPIAEFMQQKIYEARENELEYNPKPGDLPISQGDTIAYSGNTGSSGGPHLHFEIRDSLNRAIDPLHAGFREIVDNTSPIVRRVAISPLTPESRVNGMYRRQEFSLIYSSGAFQVQPTINISGKVGIEILAYDQLDEMYNRNGFPIFEIYDAENRIFRAEVNEIDFNIGRHILLHTYRNRYTRLYKKPNNKFSFYEPDSVLSGAISALPGEEKSITVQLLDAYANASKLKIDFLGELAPTTLDGTNYTSGNQQIEYLENVLVINSSEASAGDLAQVHVHGLSMELPYAYAGKNKRTYLWDMALGIPDSINLCSETIFPKVIAKIPAEKETLIDNGMVKILFEEESLLEDLYLRVNTFEDKGMKGLSLNDQFDYLWQSISVKANMGDFMGDQSKTHMYQLYRNGHRNFLGGKWEGPFINFNTRVLGDFVLATDSIPPSIRPTRINGREIRFVIKDNLSGIKDFEAWVDGRWTQMKYEHKQAVIWSAPLPGTTLKGEVVLKVRDRANNEAIYNGKI; encoded by the coding sequence TTGAAATTAAATAAAGGCCTATACACTTTACTATTCGTATGCATTGCCCTTGTCTTTCTCTCTCAAACTCAGAAAGAATATTACCTATTTCCCATCAAACCCGGCCAGCAAAACTTCCTTGCTGGCAATATGAGCGAAATAAGGAGCAATCATTTTCATACCGGACTTGACATCAAAACGGAAGGCAGACAAGGGTTACCTGTGCACGCTTCAGCCGATGGATATGTTGCTAAAATCAAGGTCTCCTCTTTTGGCTATGGCAACGTACTTTACCTCAAACACCCCAACGGTACAAGCACCGTTTATGCCCACCTGAAAGATTTTGCCTCTCCGATCGCGGAATTCATGCAACAGAAAATCTATGAAGCCCGAGAAAATGAATTGGAATACAATCCTAAACCTGGCGACTTGCCCATATCCCAAGGGGACACCATTGCTTATTCCGGAAATACAGGATCTTCAGGTGGACCACACCTGCATTTTGAAATCCGCGATTCCCTCAATCGGGCCATTGACCCTTTACACGCCGGATTCAGGGAAATCGTGGATAACACCTCCCCCATCGTACGAAGGGTGGCCATCAGTCCTTTGACTCCCGAAAGTAGAGTAAATGGCATGTATCGCAGGCAAGAATTCTCTTTGATTTACAGTTCCGGTGCTTTTCAAGTACAACCAACCATTAACATTTCCGGAAAGGTGGGCATAGAAATCCTTGCATATGACCAGTTGGATGAGATGTACAATAGAAACGGTTTCCCAATCTTTGAAATCTATGATGCTGAAAACAGAATATTTAGAGCCGAAGTGAATGAAATAGATTTCAACATAGGACGACATATTCTATTGCATACCTACCGGAACCGATATACTCGATTGTACAAAAAACCCAACAACAAGTTTTCATTTTATGAACCGGACAGTGTATTAAGTGGGGCTATTTCCGCTTTACCGGGAGAAGAGAAGTCTATTACGGTCCAACTTCTGGATGCCTATGCCAATGCATCCAAACTTAAAATTGATTTTTTAGGAGAATTGGCACCCACAACCCTGGATGGTACGAATTATACTTCCGGTAATCAACAAATAGAATATTTAGAGAATGTTTTAGTAATAAACAGCAGTGAAGCAAGTGCCGGTGATCTGGCTCAAGTTCATGTTCATGGGCTAAGTATGGAATTACCTTATGCTTATGCAGGGAAAAATAAACGAACTTACCTTTGGGACATGGCCTTGGGTATTCCCGACTCCATTAACCTATGTTCCGAAACCATTTTCCCGAAAGTAATAGCCAAAATTCCTGCGGAAAAAGAAACGCTTATTGACAATGGAATGGTGAAAATTCTTTTTGAAGAAGAAAGCCTTCTTGAAGACTTGTATTTAAGGGTCAATACTTTTGAAGACAAAGGGATGAAAGGCTTGAGTTTAAACGATCAGTTTGATTACCTTTGGCAATCGATTTCTGTGAAAGCAAATATGGGTGATTTTATGGGAGACCAATCAAAAACCCATATGTACCAATTGTATAGAAATGGACACCGAAACTTTCTAGGTGGAAAATGGGAAGGGCCTTTTATCAATTTCAACACCCGGGTTTTGGGTGATTTTGTATTGGCTACCGATTCTATTCCACCTTCTATTCGTCCCACTCGGATCAATGGAAGAGAAATAAGGTTTGTAATAAAGGACAATTTATCGGGAATTAAGGATTTTGAAGCTTGGGTAGATGGAAGATGGACTCAGATGAAGTACGAACACAAACAAGCAGTAATTTGGTCTGCACCACTCCCCGGAACCACTTTAAAAGGTGAAGTAGTCCTAAAAGTAAGAGATCGAGCAAATAACGAGGCCATTTATAATGGAAAGATTTAA
- a CDS encoding DUF6807 domain-containing protein, whose translation MKPLSFKPRALILLTTIFVFAKVNTASAQILTFEEKEDGVLLLSDGKPRLFYQKDVISLDGEYPRANYLHPVFDTKGEIVTEDFPDDHLHHRGIFWTWHQLWVNDLRIGDPWISDGVEWVVKKVHTDIHPNNSATIAVKVIWKANKVSKKKIIEENTTITYQPIGNQSYKITFDITLKPLVSGVRIGGSEDAKGYGGFSPRLKLSETVGFYDENGEVTPNNLPVSAGDWINITSKEPNDPGVVIMGEPDKLPSYQGWILRKRNSMQNMAFPGREPLLLNKKEPLHFRNQLLVHQGMSIREINNQYRIFRNQNTGN comes from the coding sequence ATGAAACCCCTATCTTTTAAACCAAGAGCACTTATCCTTTTAACTACAATATTTGTATTTGCCAAAGTAAACACTGCTTCCGCTCAAATCCTGACTTTTGAAGAAAAAGAGGATGGGGTATTATTGCTTTCAGACGGAAAACCTAGGTTGTTTTACCAAAAGGACGTGATTAGCCTAGACGGAGAATATCCAAGGGCCAACTACCTTCACCCTGTCTTTGACACTAAGGGGGAGATTGTAACAGAAGACTTCCCTGATGACCATTTACATCACAGAGGAATTTTTTGGACCTGGCACCAACTATGGGTTAATGATTTGAGAATTGGAGATCCCTGGATTAGTGATGGTGTTGAATGGGTTGTAAAAAAAGTCCACACAGATATTCATCCAAATAATTCAGCCACCATAGCTGTCAAGGTAATATGGAAGGCTAATAAAGTTTCAAAAAAGAAAATTATTGAAGAAAATACAACCATTACTTACCAGCCTATTGGAAATCAATCTTATAAAATCACTTTTGACATCACCCTAAAACCGCTTGTTTCCGGTGTACGCATAGGTGGATCAGAGGATGCAAAAGGTTATGGAGGATTCTCTCCCAGATTAAAATTATCAGAAACGGTAGGTTTTTATGATGAAAATGGTGAGGTAACTCCGAACAATTTACCCGTCTCTGCAGGTGACTGGATCAATATCACATCAAAAGAACCTAATGACCCTGGAGTGGTGATCATGGGTGAACCCGATAAACTCCCCTCCTATCAAGGTTGGATTCTTAGAAAAAGAAACAGCATGCAGAACATGGCTTTTCCAGGTAGAGAGCCTCTTTTACTAAATAAAAAAGAACCCTTGCACTTCAGAAACCAATTACTTGTTCACCAAGGGATGTCTATTAGGGAAATTAACAATCAGTACAGAATATTTAGAAACCAAAACACGGGTAATTAA
- the bcp gene encoding thioredoxin-dependent thiol peroxidase produces MSLEVGQTAPEFESKDQDGNPIKLSDFRGKKVVLYFYPKDNTPGCTAQACNLRDNYESLQKAGYVVLGISSDAEKSHKKFIEKFDLPFPLIADEDKSVHEKYGTWVEKNMYGRKYMGTARTTFIIDEKGVIEEIISKVKTKEHTNQIIK; encoded by the coding sequence ATGTCATTAGAAGTAGGCCAAACGGCACCTGAATTTGAGTCCAAGGACCAAGATGGGAACCCTATCAAGTTGTCCGATTTTAGAGGTAAAAAAGTTGTTTTATACTTTTATCCCAAAGACAACACCCCTGGATGCACAGCCCAGGCCTGTAACTTGAGAGACAATTATGAAAGTCTTCAAAAAGCTGGCTATGTAGTGCTAGGAATAAGCTCAGATGCAGAAAAATCTCACAAAAAGTTTATTGAGAAATTCGATTTACCATTTCCATTGATCGCGGATGAGGACAAAAGCGTCCATGAAAAGTATGGTACTTGGGTGGAGAAAAACATGTATGGTAGGAAATACATGGGAACCGCCAGAACCACATTCATTATTGATGAGAAGGGAGTAATTGAAGAAATTATTTCCAAAGTAAAAACAAAGGAACACACCAATCAAATTATTAAATAA
- a CDS encoding outer membrane beta-barrel protein: MKHSLLLLFFISGISTAFAQFEKGDRYVGGDFGFSINTSENSNPGRSTYLAINLSPNLGYFISDLSVLGINPQVNFYWNKNITSNNEKISSNTVSGGIGLFFRRYFPVVDNFYFFLEPKATYNSSFEEESKPRSFGLSLSPGASYKISPKWMVEAALGGLVYHKSYNSSGANQRYDDSRFAFDLITSNSIGIVYFINQKDQ, from the coding sequence ATGAAACACAGTCTCTTATTGCTCTTTTTTATTTCCGGGATTTCTACTGCTTTTGCGCAATTTGAAAAAGGAGATCGGTATGTTGGGGGGGATTTTGGTTTCTCCATCAATACCAGTGAAAACTCAAACCCAGGCCGTTCCACCTATCTTGCTATAAACCTCAGTCCAAATTTGGGTTACTTTATTAGTGACTTATCTGTCCTAGGTATCAATCCTCAGGTTAATTTTTATTGGAATAAAAACATTACATCAAATAACGAAAAAATCAGTTCTAATACAGTTTCAGGAGGTATAGGCTTGTTTTTCAGAAGATATTTTCCGGTGGTTGATAATTTTTACTTTTTTTTAGAACCCAAAGCCACCTATAATTCATCCTTTGAAGAGGAAAGTAAGCCCAGATCATTTGGATTGTCTCTATCCCCAGGCGCATCCTATAAAATTAGCCCCAAATGGATGGTAGAAGCTGCTTTGGGAGGGCTGGTTTATCATAAGTCTTATAATTCTTCAGGGGCAAATCAGCGTTATGATGATTCCCGATTTGCCTTTGATTTAATCACCTCCAATAGTATAGGGATCGTTTATTTCATTAATCAAAAAGACCAATGA
- a CDS encoding outer membrane beta-barrel protein, translating into MKKFLILFVCLGIYSVCQEVNAQISQGNQSVGLEFGWSDRSVDLFDEGTQQDNYFILMPSYSYFIKDRLSVIGGGSFYKRNNKRINQNPNSSGWERKELEVFVGVRKYIEISPKLFMLATYGLEYLWTDNLVESVVPNEEWLYSSQQKINQLGLFGNLGLAYFPSEKFSFELIFIEGQFFSFYNKSNVSAQNTNNYQNNGWGFEVDGFLDQPSLAVRYYF; encoded by the coding sequence ATGAAAAAGTTCTTAATCCTTTTTGTTTGTTTGGGGATTTATTCCGTGTGTCAAGAGGTAAATGCTCAGATTTCGCAAGGAAATCAATCTGTGGGCTTGGAATTTGGATGGAGTGATAGGTCCGTAGATTTATTTGATGAAGGGACTCAACAGGATAATTACTTTATTTTAATGCCTAGTTATTCCTATTTTATAAAAGATCGACTCAGTGTCATAGGTGGTGGGAGCTTTTATAAAAGGAATAATAAAAGGATCAACCAAAATCCCAATTCTTCTGGATGGGAAAGAAAAGAATTGGAGGTTTTTGTAGGGGTGAGAAAATACATTGAAATCAGCCCCAAATTATTTATGCTAGCTACTTATGGATTAGAGTATTTATGGACTGATAATTTAGTCGAATCAGTTGTTCCCAATGAAGAGTGGTTATATTCTTCCCAACAAAAAATAAATCAACTGGGCCTTTTTGGGAACTTGGGATTGGCCTATTTCCCAAGTGAAAAATTTAGCTTTGAATTAATATTTATAGAGGGGCAATTTTTTAGCTTTTATAATAAGAGTAACGTTAGCGCTCAAAATACCAATAACTATCAGAACAATGGGTGGGGTTTTGAAGTGGATGGTTTTCTGGACCAGCCAAGCCTTGCCGTAAGGTATTATTTTTAA
- a CDS encoding transketolase family protein, whose product MENKLDTKYTYTEKKDTRSGFGDGLLEAGKRNENVVALCADLIGSLKMGAFQKEFPERFFQMGISEANMIGAAAGLTIGGKIPFTGTFANFSTGRVYDQIRQSVAYSDKNVKICASHAGLTLGEDGATHQILEDVGMMKMLPHMTVINPCDYNQTKAATIAIAEHEGPVYLRFGRPKWPIFTPEDQEFEIGKAWKMIEGTDVTIFATGHLVWEAVEAEAILRAEGISVELINIHTIKPLDTEAILASVAKTGCAVSAEEHQFNGGLNDSIAQTLVRNQPAPLEFIGVDDSFGESGKPEELLEKYGLNAKNIVEAAKRAISRK is encoded by the coding sequence ATGGAAAATAAATTGGATACAAAATATACTTACACCGAAAAAAAGGACACCAGATCCGGATTTGGTGATGGCCTACTTGAGGCCGGTAAAAGAAATGAAAATGTAGTTGCACTTTGTGCAGACCTTATTGGCTCATTGAAAATGGGGGCTTTCCAAAAGGAATTCCCTGAACGATTCTTTCAAATGGGTATTTCAGAAGCCAACATGATTGGTGCCGCTGCAGGACTAACTATAGGAGGAAAAATCCCTTTTACCGGAACATTTGCCAACTTTTCCACGGGACGTGTTTATGATCAAATCAGACAGTCTGTGGCATATTCCGATAAAAATGTAAAGATCTGTGCTTCTCATGCCGGTCTTACACTTGGTGAAGATGGAGCAACCCACCAAATCTTGGAAGATGTGGGCATGATGAAAATGCTTCCCCATATGACTGTCATCAACCCTTGTGATTACAACCAAACCAAAGCAGCAACCATCGCCATAGCTGAACATGAAGGCCCTGTCTATTTGAGATTTGGGAGGCCAAAATGGCCAATTTTTACCCCTGAAGATCAGGAATTTGAAATTGGAAAAGCCTGGAAAATGATTGAAGGTACAGATGTAACCATCTTTGCTACCGGACATCTTGTTTGGGAGGCAGTGGAAGCAGAAGCTATACTTAGAGCTGAAGGCATCTCAGTGGAACTTATCAACATCCACACCATCAAACCTTTGGACACAGAAGCTATTTTGGCTTCCGTAGCGAAAACAGGTTGTGCAGTGAGTGCAGAAGAACATCAATTCAACGGTGGTTTGAATGACAGTATTGCCCAAACCCTTGTTAGAAATCAACCTGCTCCATTAGAGTTCATAGGTGTAGACGATTCTTTTGGTGAGTCAGGAAAGCCTGAAGAATTATTAGAAAAATATGGATTGAATGCCAAGAATATTGTTGAAGCAGCAAAAAGAGCTATTTCAAGAAAATAA
- a CDS encoding glutathione peroxidase, whose product MKSVFLAFAISVIAFPFPMGNTRPCLSVKANNVKNYSLGSVAENNSIYDFTLNDIDGKPVKLSTYKGKKLLIVNVASKCGYTPQYAALQDLYETYKDKITILAFPANNFGGQEPGTSADIKSFCSENYGISFPIFEKISVKGVDKHPLYRWLSDKKLNGWNNEEPSWNFCKYFINENGELVKFFPSKVKPMDKEIIELIEAEDS is encoded by the coding sequence ATGAAATCAGTTTTCTTAGCCTTCGCTATTTCAGTGATTGCCTTTCCCTTTCCAATGGGAAATACAAGACCATGCCTTTCCGTAAAAGCAAACAATGTGAAAAATTACAGCTTAGGATCTGTGGCGGAGAACAATAGTATCTATGATTTTACACTAAATGATATTGACGGTAAACCTGTAAAGCTTTCTACCTATAAAGGGAAAAAATTGTTGATTGTAAATGTAGCATCTAAATGTGGTTATACCCCTCAATACGCAGCCTTACAGGACTTGTATGAAACCTATAAAGACAAAATCACTATTTTAGCTTTTCCGGCAAATAACTTTGGAGGCCAAGAACCCGGCACAAGTGCAGATATCAAATCTTTCTGTTCAGAAAATTATGGCATCTCATTTCCCATATTTGAAAAAATTTCTGTTAAAGGAGTAGACAAACATCCTCTGTACAGGTGGCTTTCAGACAAAAAATTAAATGGTTGGAACAATGAAGAGCCTTCTTGGAATTTTTGCAAATACTTTATCAATGAAAATGGAGAATTGGTAAAGTTCTTTCCTTCAAAAGTTAAGCCAATGGATAAGGAGATCATTGAATTAATTGAAGCAGAAGACTCTTGA